From one Streptomyces chromofuscus genomic stretch:
- a CDS encoding F0F1 ATP synthase subunit gamma, protein MGAQLRVYKRRIRSVTATKKITKAMEMIAASRVVKAQRKVAASKPYAEELTRAVTAVGTGSNTKHPLTTQAETVTRSAVLLLTSDRGLAGAFNANAIKQAEQLTERLEREGKRVDVYIVGRRGVAHYNFRERTIAESWTGFTDEPSYADAKKVAAPLIEAIQKDTANGGVDELHIVFTEFVSMMTQTAQDARMLPLSLDEVAAEAKPKGEILPLYDFEPSAEDVLDALLPRYVESRIYNALLQSAASKHAATRRAMKSATDNAGELIENLTRLANAARQADITQEISEIVGGASALADATAGSDY, encoded by the coding sequence ATGGGAGCCCAGCTCCGGGTCTACAAGCGTCGCATCCGATCCGTCACCGCGACCAAGAAGATCACCAAGGCGATGGAGATGATCGCCGCCTCGCGCGTCGTCAAGGCGCAGCGCAAGGTGGCGGCCTCCAAGCCGTACGCGGAGGAACTGACCCGCGCGGTCACGGCCGTCGGCACGGGTTCGAACACCAAGCACCCGCTGACCACCCAGGCCGAGACGGTCACGCGGTCCGCGGTGCTGCTCCTGACCAGCGACCGTGGGCTGGCCGGCGCGTTCAACGCCAACGCCATCAAGCAGGCGGAGCAGCTCACCGAGCGGCTGGAGCGCGAGGGCAAGCGGGTCGACGTGTACATCGTCGGCCGGCGCGGTGTGGCCCACTACAACTTCCGTGAGCGCACGATCGCGGAGTCGTGGACCGGCTTCACCGACGAGCCCTCGTACGCGGACGCCAAGAAGGTGGCGGCGCCGCTGATCGAGGCCATCCAGAAGGACACGGCGAACGGCGGCGTGGACGAGCTCCACATCGTCTTCACCGAGTTCGTGTCGATGATGACGCAGACGGCGCAGGACGCGCGCATGCTGCCGCTCAGCCTCGACGAGGTCGCGGCGGAGGCCAAGCCCAAGGGCGAGATCCTCCCGCTGTACGACTTCGAGCCCTCGGCGGAGGACGTCCTCGACGCCCTGCTGCCGCGCTACGTGGAGAGCCGTATCTACAACGCGCTGCTCCAGTCGGCCGCTTCGAAGCACGCCGCCACCCGGCGTGCGATGAAGTCGGCCACCGACAACGCCGGTGAGCTCATCGAGAACCTCACCCGGCTTGCCAATGCGGCCCGTCAGGCCGACATCACCCAGGAAATCAGCGAGATCGTCGGTGGCGCGAGCGCCCTGGCCGACGCGACCGCGGGGAGTGACTACTAA
- a CDS encoding DUF2550 domain-containing protein — MVLALTVCGIVVALVVLGLFVFGLRRRLIQRSGGTFDCSLRWDVPEKPDTGGKGWAYGVARYNGDRVEWFRVFSYAPRPRRVLERSAIEVAGRRLPEGEEELALLSDSVILACLHRGTRLELAMSEDALTGFLAWLEAAPPGQRVNVA; from the coding sequence ATGGTCCTCGCTCTGACTGTGTGCGGAATCGTCGTGGCCCTGGTGGTGCTGGGACTGTTCGTGTTCGGCCTGCGCCGCAGGCTCATCCAGCGCTCCGGTGGCACCTTCGACTGCAGCCTGCGCTGGGACGTGCCCGAGAAACCGGACACCGGCGGCAAGGGCTGGGCGTACGGCGTGGCCCGCTACAACGGCGACCGCGTGGAGTGGTTCCGGGTGTTCTCCTACGCCCCCCGTCCGCGCCGCGTCCTGGAGCGGTCCGCGATCGAGGTGGCCGGCCGCCGGCTGCCCGAGGGCGAGGAGGAGCTGGCGCTGCTCTCCGACTCGGTGATCCTCGCCTGTCTGCACCGGGGCACACGTCTGGAACTCGCCATGAGCGAGGACGCGCTGACCGGTTTCCTCGCGTGGCTCGAGGCAGCCCCGCCCGGTCAGCGAGTGAATGTGGCGTAG
- a CDS encoding glycoside hydrolase family 18 chitinase, which produces MRFRHRAAAGLATLLLPLAGLVGLASPAQAATSATATYAKTQDWGTGFEGKWTVKNTGTTTITSWTVEWDFPSGTSVTSAWDADVTSSGTHWTAKNKSWNGTLAPGASVSFGFNGAGSGAPSNCRINGGSCDGGSVPGDNPPSAPGTPSASNITDTSVTLAWSAATDDNGIKNYDVLRGGTRVATVTGTSYTDTGLTAGTDYSYTVQARDTADQTGPVSGARAVRTTGGGTDPQPGAKINLGYFTEWGVYGRNYHVKNLVTSGSAAKITHINYAFGNVKNGQCTVDDTYAAYDKAYTADQSVSGTADTWDQPLRGNFNQLRQLKAKYPHIKVLYSFGGWTYSGGFGQAAQNPAAFAKSCKAVVEDPRWADVFDGIDIDWEYPNACGLTCDTSGPAAFRNLMSALRTEFGSNYLVTAAITADGSSGGKIDAADYGGAAQYLDWYNVMTYDYFGAFDGDGPTAPHSPLTSYPGIPAAGFNSADAIAKLKSKGVPSAKLLLGIGFYGRGWTGVTQSAPGGTATGAAPGTYEPGIEDYKVLKNTCPANGTIAGTAYAHCGTNWWSYDTPSTIAGKMTWAKNQGLGGAFFWEFSGDTTNGELVTAISNGLR; this is translated from the coding sequence ATGCGCTTCAGACACAGAGCCGCGGCAGGACTCGCGACCCTGCTGCTCCCGCTGGCCGGTCTGGTCGGTCTCGCGAGCCCCGCCCAGGCAGCGACCTCGGCCACCGCCACCTACGCCAAGACCCAGGACTGGGGCACCGGCTTCGAGGGCAAGTGGACCGTCAAGAACACGGGCACCACCACCATCACCTCCTGGACGGTGGAGTGGGACTTCCCCTCCGGTACGTCCGTCACCTCCGCCTGGGACGCCGACGTCACCTCCTCCGGCACCCACTGGACCGCCAAGAACAAGTCCTGGAACGGCACCCTCGCCCCCGGCGCCTCCGTCTCCTTCGGCTTCAACGGCGCCGGCTCCGGCGCACCGTCCAACTGCAGGATCAACGGCGGCAGCTGCGACGGCGGCTCGGTCCCCGGCGACAACCCGCCGAGCGCGCCGGGCACCCCCTCCGCCTCCAACATCACCGACACCTCGGTGACCCTCGCCTGGAGCGCCGCCACCGACGACAACGGCATCAAGAACTACGACGTCCTGCGCGGCGGCACCAGGGTCGCGACCGTCACCGGAACGAGCTACACGGACACCGGGCTGACCGCCGGCACCGACTACTCCTACACCGTCCAGGCCCGTGACACCGCCGACCAGACCGGTCCGGTCTCGGGCGCCCGCGCGGTGCGCACCACCGGCGGCGGCACCGACCCGCAGCCCGGCGCCAAGATCAACCTCGGCTACTTCACCGAGTGGGGCGTCTACGGCCGCAACTACCACGTGAAGAACCTGGTGACCTCGGGCTCCGCCGCGAAGATCACCCACATCAACTACGCGTTCGGCAACGTCAAGAACGGTCAGTGCACCGTCGACGACACCTACGCGGCCTACGACAAGGCCTACACCGCCGACCAGTCCGTCAGCGGCACCGCCGACACCTGGGACCAGCCGCTGCGCGGCAACTTCAACCAGCTGCGTCAGCTGAAGGCCAAGTACCCGCACATCAAGGTGCTGTACTCGTTCGGCGGCTGGACCTACTCCGGCGGCTTCGGCCAGGCCGCGCAGAACCCGGCCGCGTTCGCCAAGTCCTGCAAGGCCGTCGTGGAGGACCCGCGCTGGGCCGACGTCTTCGACGGCATCGACATCGACTGGGAGTACCCGAACGCCTGCGGCCTGACCTGCGACACCTCCGGCCCCGCGGCCTTCCGGAACCTGATGTCCGCGCTGCGCACGGAGTTCGGCTCCAACTACCTGGTCACCGCGGCCATCACCGCAGACGGCTCCTCCGGCGGCAAGATCGACGCGGCCGACTACGGCGGCGCCGCCCAGTACCTCGACTGGTACAACGTGATGACGTACGACTACTTCGGCGCCTTCGACGGGGACGGCCCCACCGCCCCGCACTCCCCGCTCACCTCGTACCCCGGCATCCCGGCGGCCGGCTTCAACTCGGCCGACGCCATCGCCAAGCTGAAGTCGAAGGGCGTCCCGTCCGCCAAGCTGCTGCTCGGCATCGGCTTCTACGGCCGCGGCTGGACCGGCGTCACCCAGTCCGCCCCCGGCGGCACGGCGACCGGCGCGGCCCCCGGCACCTATGAGCCGGGCATCGAGGACTACAAGGTCCTGAAGAACACCTGCCCCGCCAACGGCACCATCGCCGGCACGGCGTACGCGCACTGCGGCACCAACTGGTGGTCGTACGACACCCCGTCGACGATCGCCGGGAAGATGACCTGGGCGAAGAACCAGGGCCTGGGCGGCGCGTTCTTCTGGGAGTTCAGCGGCGACACCACCAACGGCGAACTGGTCACCGCCATCAGCAACGGGCTGAGGTAG
- a CDS encoding F0F1 ATP synthase subunit epsilon — protein MAAELHVELVAADRQVWSGEATLVVARTTSGDIGVMPGHQPLLGVLESGPVTIRTSDGATVVAAVHGGFISFADDKLSLLAEIAELADEIDVKRVEQDLERAKAEDDAEAKRRADVRLRAATAAR, from the coding sequence TTGGCTGCTGAGCTGCACGTCGAGCTGGTCGCCGCGGACCGCCAGGTCTGGTCCGGCGAGGCCACCCTGGTCGTCGCGCGCACCACGTCCGGCGACATCGGCGTCATGCCCGGTCACCAGCCGCTGCTCGGTGTGCTGGAGTCGGGCCCGGTGACCATCCGTACGAGCGACGGCGCGACGGTCGTCGCCGCGGTGCACGGCGGTTTCATCTCGTTCGCGGACGACAAGCTGTCGCTGCTGGCCGAGATCGCCGAGCTGGCCGACGAGATCGACGTCAAGCGCGTCGAGCAGGATCTGGAGCGCGCGAAGGCGGAGGACGACGCCGAGGCCAAGCGCCGTGCGGACGTCCGCCTGCGGGCGGCGACGGCGGCACGTTGA
- the atpD gene encoding F0F1 ATP synthase subunit beta produces the protein MTTTAETATATGRVARVIGPVVDVEFPVDAIPEIYNALHVEVSDPANAGEKKTLTLEVAQHLGDGLVRAISMQPTDGLVRQSPVTDSGSAISVPVGDFTKGKVFNTIGDVLNVDAQYDGERWPIHRKAPNFDQLESKTEMFETGIKVIDLLTPYVKGGKIGLFGGAGVGKTVLIQEMIYRVANNHDGVSVFAGVGERTREGNDLIDEMSESGVIDKTALVFGQMDEPPGTRLRVALAGLTMAEYFRDVQKQDVLFFIDNIFRFTQAGSEVSTLLGRMPSAVGYQPNLADEMGLLQERITSTRGHSITSMQAIYVPADDLTDPAPATTFAHLDATTVLSRPISEKGIYPAVDPLDSTSRILDPRYITQDHYNTAMRVKNILQKYKDLQDIIAILGIDELGEEDKLVVHRARRVERFLSQNTHVAKQFTGVDGSDVSLDESITAFNAICDGEYDHFPEQAFFMCGGIEDLKKNAKELGVS, from the coding sequence ATGACCACCACTGCTGAGACGGCCACGGCGACGGGCCGCGTCGCGCGGGTCATCGGCCCGGTCGTCGACGTGGAGTTCCCCGTCGACGCGATCCCGGAGATCTACAACGCCCTGCACGTCGAGGTCTCCGACCCGGCGAACGCGGGCGAGAAGAAGACGCTGACCCTGGAGGTCGCCCAGCACCTGGGTGACGGCCTGGTGCGCGCCATCTCCATGCAGCCCACCGACGGTCTGGTCCGCCAGTCCCCGGTGACCGACAGCGGCTCCGCCATCTCCGTGCCGGTCGGTGACTTCACCAAGGGCAAGGTGTTCAACACCATCGGTGACGTGCTCAACGTCGACGCCCAGTACGACGGCGAGCGCTGGCCGATCCACCGCAAGGCGCCGAACTTCGACCAGCTCGAGTCCAAGACCGAGATGTTCGAGACCGGCATCAAGGTCATCGACCTGCTGACCCCGTACGTCAAGGGCGGCAAGATCGGTCTGTTCGGTGGTGCCGGTGTCGGCAAGACCGTGCTGATCCAGGAGATGATCTACCGCGTCGCCAACAACCACGACGGTGTGTCGGTGTTCGCGGGCGTCGGTGAGCGCACCCGTGAGGGCAACGACCTCATCGACGAGATGAGCGAGTCCGGCGTCATCGACAAGACCGCGCTGGTCTTCGGTCAGATGGACGAGCCCCCGGGCACCCGTCTGCGCGTCGCGCTGGCCGGCCTGACGATGGCCGAGTACTTCCGTGACGTCCAGAAGCAGGACGTGCTGTTCTTCATCGACAACATCTTCCGCTTCACGCAGGCCGGTTCCGAGGTGTCGACCCTGCTCGGCCGTATGCCCTCCGCGGTGGGCTACCAGCCGAACCTGGCCGACGAGATGGGTCTCCTCCAGGAGCGCATCACCTCGACCCGCGGTCACTCGATCACCTCGATGCAGGCGATCTACGTCCCCGCGGACGACCTGACCGACCCGGCGCCGGCCACCACCTTCGCCCACCTCGACGCGACGACGGTGCTGTCCCGTCCGATCTCGGAGAAGGGCATCTACCCGGCCGTGGACCCGCTGGACTCCACGTCCCGGATCCTGGACCCGCGCTACATCACGCAGGACCACTACAACACGGCCATGCGGGTGAAGAACATCCTGCAGAAGTACAAGGACCTGCAGGACATCATCGCGATCCTCGGTATCGACGAGCTCGGCGAGGAGGACAAGCTCGTCGTCCACCGTGCCCGTCGCGTGGAGCGCTTCCTGTCCCAGAACACCCACGTCGCCAAGCAGTTCACCGGCGTGGACGGTTCGGACGTGTCCCTCGACGAGTCGATCACCGCGTTCAACGCGATCTGCGACGGCGAGTACGACCACTTCCCGGAGCAGGCGTTCTTCATGTGCGGTGGTATCGAGGACCTGAAGAAGAACGCGAAGGAGCTGGGCGTCTCCTGA